One window from the genome of Pseudanabaena yagii GIHE-NHR1 encodes:
- a CDS encoding IS110 family transposase, with product MRILGIDICKGSVVACLLTERPNEPRQFLFKTEFFNCKADVTGLKTLLDLKPDIAVMEPTGVNYSKLWGTHLVRAGCRVMLVSHNKLARHREHLDMPDKSDESDAFALACYWWDYHDQPRRFLQDRDQVSAKIREKVLRLGHLARVQSPIINRIRQDLAWQFPEVAMSQGVVMWEWLALEKESKRYDRIYSETVGLGIETSTHRHAKRLIDIWAEEREIEAELEELMADSRFIKYRQVFDKWGFGRRVQAILLSQIFPIESFLDDDGKPIIQWGKSRRKKDKRIKRHISLRRFTKALGCAPTERSSGDKESKKIVGGSDVCRVALWQWLFTRIEPIKYRPKNDIGETIGRIVDDMKQGGRPIRLIRMTAIAKATKLLFKDLVDILE from the coding sequence ATGCGTATTCTTGGGATTGATATCTGCAAGGGTAGCGTTGTCGCTTGCCTTCTTACAGAGCGTCCAAATGAACCTCGACAATTTTTATTTAAGACTGAGTTCTTTAATTGCAAAGCTGATGTTACTGGTCTAAAAACTTTATTAGACCTAAAGCCTGATATAGCAGTCATGGAACCCACTGGAGTTAATTACTCTAAGTTGTGGGGAACTCATCTAGTTAGAGCTGGATGTCGTGTAATGCTTGTTTCACATAACAAGTTAGCCAGACATCGGGAACATCTAGATATGCCTGATAAATCAGATGAATCTGATGCCTTTGCTCTTGCTTGCTATTGGTGGGACTATCACGATCAACCTCGTAGATTTCTACAAGACCGGGACCAAGTATCTGCAAAGATTAGAGAAAAGGTGCTGAGATTAGGACATCTTGCGAGAGTGCAAAGTCCTATCATTAACCGAATTCGGCAAGATCTTGCTTGGCAATTCCCAGAGGTTGCTATGAGTCAAGGTGTAGTGATGTGGGAATGGTTAGCACTGGAAAAGGAAAGCAAGAGATACGACAGGATTTACAGCGAAACTGTAGGTCTAGGTATTGAAACCAGTACACACCGTCATGCTAAACGCCTGATTGATATTTGGGCTGAAGAGAGAGAAATTGAGGCGGAACTTGAAGAGTTAATGGCTGATTCTAGGTTTATTAAATATCGTCAGGTGTTTGATAAGTGGGGATTTGGTCGAAGGGTTCAAGCTATTCTTTTAAGTCAGATTTTCCCGATTGAAAGTTTCCTCGATGATGATGGTAAACCTATTATTCAATGGGGCAAGTCTCGCAGGAAAAAGGATAAACGTATTAAGCGTCATATCAGCTTGAGACGGTTTACTAAAGCTCTTGGTTGTGCTCCTACTGAAAGAAGCTCTGGTGACAAGGAGAGTAAAAAAATTGTTGGCGGATCTGATGTATGCCGAGTTGCTCTATGGCAGTGGTTATTTACGAGGATTGAGCCGATAAAATACAGACCGAAAAATGATATCGGGGAAACAATAGGCAGAATCGTGGACGATATGAAACAAGGAGGTAGACCAATTAGACTTATAAGAATGACTGCGATCGCTAAAGCTACTAAACTATTATTTAAAGACCTAGTAGATATACTGGAATAA
- a CDS encoding helix-turn-helix domain-containing protein, with product MTKDIQSPYIPLMAIRGVTQTEIAKTLGVTKNTVSNWFTGKTPARLTLDEWRTLATLLGTTIDKLPNTFAPQPIDQSRQGD from the coding sequence ATGACTAAAGATATTCAATCCCCCTATATTCCTCTCATGGCTATTCGTGGTGTTACTCAGACTGAAATAGCAAAAACTCTCGGTGTTACTAAAAATACTGTGAGTAATTGGTTTACAGGAAAAACTCCTGCTCGTCTCACTCTTGATGAGTGGCGAACTTTGGCTACTTTGTTAGGTACTACTATTGATAAGCTCCCGAATACCTTTGCACCACAACCTATAGATCAATCACGGCAAGGTGACTGA
- a CDS encoding replication initiation factor domain-containing protein, with product MEIYQTPLGNTGSVLSEAPAMENQFTAVLDWLQGCFKLSDYGEFEYFLSLVTDICSDEWIRDDDRPLYKGRHFTHSIRTIRGSILGWNIDDDNKLDCWLSLTGKTLIGANFDNLRQFLLFLITLETRFTRIDLAIDDYSKSLKPQYFKTAYQRGHHHGFRKMSFIENFESSDSEEEQGFTVYMGRRNGNKLTRFYNKSVESKGEIDAYRLEVEYKDDYTKNVLDYLLSAESFAKAIANLVVSAIDFRDNDIQLLWWNAFITRLEAHPVHLLCRRAKPTIEASMNWIEHQVETTLAVVEEFCDRITCNFDDWLKERIASGRQRMKSVHRGAINEALRLYDRYIDPRPLPPLTPF from the coding sequence ATGGAAATTTATCAAACCCCGTTAGGTAATACGGGGTCGGTTCTCTCAGAAGCTCCAGCTATGGAGAACCAATTTACAGCCGTCTTGGACTGGCTCCAAGGATGTTTCAAACTCTCTGACTATGGAGAGTTTGAATACTTTCTAAGTTTAGTAACCGATATTTGTAGCGACGAATGGATAAGAGACGATGATCGTCCCCTCTATAAAGGTAGACACTTCACCCACTCAATCCGCACCATAAGAGGCTCAATCCTCGGCTGGAATATTGACGACGACAATAAACTAGACTGTTGGCTAAGTCTCACAGGAAAAACACTGATCGGCGCAAACTTCGACAACCTGCGCCAATTCCTCCTATTTCTAATCACCCTAGAAACAAGATTTACCAGAATTGACCTAGCAATTGACGACTACAGCAAATCATTAAAGCCCCAATATTTCAAAACCGCCTATCAAAGAGGACATCATCACGGATTCCGCAAGATGAGCTTCATTGAAAACTTCGAGAGTTCTGACTCAGAAGAAGAGCAAGGCTTCACCGTTTACATGGGTCGTCGCAACGGCAACAAACTAACCCGCTTCTACAACAAATCCGTAGAAAGCAAAGGCGAGATTGATGCTTACCGACTAGAAGTCGAATATAAAGACGACTACACCAAAAACGTTCTTGACTATTTACTCTCCGCCGAGAGTTTTGCAAAAGCGATCGCAAACTTAGTAGTATCCGCCATCGACTTTCGAGACAATGACATACAGCTTCTGTGGTGGAATGCCTTCATTACAAGACTTGAAGCGCACCCAGTCCACCTACTATGTCGGCGAGCAAAGCCAACAATTGAAGCATCCATGAACTGGATAGAGCATCAAGTTGAAACGACATTAGCAGTAGTTGAAGAATTTTGCGATCGCATAACTTGCAACTTTGACGACTGGCTAAAAGAAAGAATTGCATCAGGACGGCAAAGAATGAAATCAGTTCACCGCGGCGCAATCAACGAAGCATTAAGACTATATGACCGATACATAGATCCTCGTCCATTGCCACCACTAACACCATTCTAA
- a CDS encoding DUF4189 domain-containing protein — protein sequence MKKYLGFIAATFLLVEGFGIGAAIAGSQYGAVATGPNGAYGWAYNFDSAEGAKQYALSACEGSCTEVVTFSNGCAAVAKGGGYFGWAAATDETTAKNNALGYCGNDSCAIQVWACTDH from the coding sequence ATGAAAAAGTATCTAGGATTTATTGCCGCCACCTTTCTTTTGGTTGAAGGCTTTGGGATTGGAGCAGCGATCGCTGGTAGCCAATATGGAGCAGTCGCCACTGGTCCCAATGGAGCCTATGGCTGGGCTTATAACTTTGATAGTGCAGAGGGCGCAAAACAATACGCACTTTCTGCTTGTGAAGGTAGTTGTACAGAAGTAGTTACTTTTAGTAATGGCTGTGCTGCCGTTGCTAAAGGTGGTGGCTATTTTGGATGGGCGGCGGCTACAGACGAAACAACTGCTAAAAACAATGCTCTTGGTTACTGTGGCAATGATAGCTGTGCAATTCAGGTATGGGCTTGCACAGATCATTAG
- a CDS encoding DUF4189 domain-containing protein: MKKYLGFIAATFLLVEGFGVGAAMAGDKYGAVATGANGAYGYSYNYDTREDAENAALYECGGTCSVQVWFANACGAVAKGDGATGWAWNVSKTAAQNNAVASCYDYGGSNCQVVAWACTDR; the protein is encoded by the coding sequence ATGAAAAAGTATCTAGGATTTATTGCAGCCACATTTCTTTTAGTTGAGGGATTTGGTGTTGGTGCAGCAATGGCTGGCGACAAGTATGGGGCGGTAGCCACTGGAGCCAATGGCGCTTATGGCTATTCCTATAACTATGACACTAGAGAAGACGCAGAAAATGCTGCCCTTTATGAATGTGGCGGTACTTGCTCAGTTCAAGTTTGGTTTGCGAATGCTTGTGGAGCCGTAGCTAAAGGTGATGGTGCAACTGGTTGGGCTTGGAATGTCAGTAAAACTGCGGCTCAAAATAATGCTGTAGCTAGTTGTTATGATTACGGCGGCTCTAACTGTCAAGTTGTCGCTTGGGCTTGCACAGATCGTTAA